One genomic segment of Devosia sp. includes these proteins:
- the ugpE gene encoding sn-glycerol-3-phosphate ABC transporter permease UgpE: MVENRPWLSFLTHLVLIVGVVIVVFPVYLAFIASTHGSGDFMRGLVPLLPGPHLVENYGRMLTEGISTAGAPPLSIMLMNSTIIAIVIAVGKIAISLLSAYAIVFFRFPFRLLAFWIIFITLMLPVEVRIIPTFAVVANLGLLNSYVGLTLPLIASATATFLFRQFFLTVPDELMEAARVDGAGPMKFFRDILVPLSRTNIAALFVILFIYGWVQYLWPLLVTTDSQYYTVVMGIKRLAATADSEPLWNLVMASVILAMLPPVLVVIFMQRLFVKGLVDTEK; the protein is encoded by the coding sequence ATGGTAGAAAATCGCCCCTGGCTCAGTTTCCTCACGCATCTGGTGCTGATCGTCGGCGTCGTGATCGTGGTTTTCCCGGTCTATCTCGCCTTCATCGCCTCGACCCATGGCAGCGGCGACTTCATGCGCGGCCTTGTCCCGCTGTTGCCGGGTCCGCACCTGGTGGAGAATTATGGCCGCATGCTCACGGAGGGCATTTCGACAGCGGGCGCGCCGCCGCTTTCAATCATGCTGATGAACTCCACGATCATTGCCATCGTCATCGCGGTGGGCAAGATCGCCATCTCGCTGCTATCGGCTTATGCGATCGTGTTCTTCCGGTTTCCGTTCCGGCTGCTGGCGTTCTGGATCATCTTCATCACCCTGATGCTGCCGGTCGAAGTGCGCATCATTCCCACCTTTGCCGTCGTGGCCAATCTGGGCCTGCTCAATTCCTATGTCGGGCTGACCCTGCCCCTAATCGCCTCGGCCACGGCGACTTTCCTGTTCCGGCAGTTTTTCCTCACGGTTCCGGATGAGTTGATGGAGGCCGCACGCGTCGATGGGGCCGGGCCGATGAAGTTCTTCCGCGATATCCTCGTTCCGCTGAGCCGGACCAATATCGCGGCACTCTTCGTCATCCTCTTCATCTACGGCTGGGTGCAGTACCTCTGGCCTCTGCTCGTTACTACCGACAGCCAGTATTATACGGTGGTCATGGGCATCAAGCGCCTTGCGGCCACAGCCGATTCAGAACCGCTTTGGAACCTCGTCATGGCCTCGGTGATCCTGGCCATGCTTCCCCCCGTCCTTGTCGTCATTTTCATGCAGCGCCTGTTTGTCAAAGGCCTCGTGGATACGGAGAAATAA
- the ugpB gene encoding sn-glycerol-3-phosphate ABC transporter substrate-binding protein UgpB: protein MFKNALFLSAGLTAVIVATPTFAQTEIAWWHAMDAELGQRLEGIAQGFNDSQDEFVVVPSYKGTYPETLTAAIAAFRANEQPAIVQVFEVGTGTMMAAQGAVNPVYQLMADNGEPWDPSGFLAPVTGYYSDTDGNILSMPFNSSTPIMYYNKDVFEAAGLDRETPPKTWAELETMSRQIMESGAAPCGFTTGWVSWVQLENLSAIHDQPYGTMDNGFGGLGTEFTFNGPVQVKHWDNLKKWADEGLFQYGGPVGGGDAPPKFYAQECAIYMNSSASRAGVINNAKEFEVGFAPLPYYDDEIEEPKNSIIGGATLWALNGKDPEVYKGVAQFFTYLSSPEVQAEWHQATGYLPITNAAFDMGKEQGYYEANPGSDIAINQITRGTPSVNSKGIRFGNLTQARSVVDEEFEALLSGSKTAQEALDAAVERGNQILRDFEAANS from the coding sequence ATGTTCAAGAACGCATTGTTTTTGTCAGCAGGGCTGACCGCCGTCATCGTGGCAACGCCGACCTTTGCGCAGACCGAAATTGCCTGGTGGCACGCGATGGACGCGGAGCTGGGGCAGCGGCTTGAGGGAATTGCACAGGGTTTCAATGACAGCCAGGATGAGTTCGTGGTGGTCCCGAGCTACAAGGGCACCTATCCCGAGACCCTGACGGCCGCGATTGCAGCCTTCCGCGCCAATGAGCAGCCGGCAATCGTCCAGGTGTTCGAAGTGGGCACTGGCACGATGATGGCGGCCCAGGGCGCCGTGAACCCGGTCTATCAGCTCATGGCCGACAATGGTGAGCCCTGGGACCCGAGCGGGTTTCTGGCCCCGGTGACCGGCTATTACTCGGACACCGACGGCAATATTCTGTCGATGCCGTTCAATTCGTCCACTCCGATCATGTATTACAACAAGGACGTCTTCGAGGCGGCCGGCCTTGATCGCGAAACTCCGCCCAAGACCTGGGCCGAGCTTGAAACGATGAGCCGGCAGATCATGGAGTCCGGCGCTGCGCCATGTGGTTTCACCACCGGCTGGGTCAGCTGGGTGCAGCTGGAAAACCTGTCCGCCATCCATGACCAACCCTATGGCACCATGGACAATGGTTTCGGCGGCCTTGGCACCGAATTTACCTTTAACGGCCCGGTTCAGGTCAAGCACTGGGACAACCTGAAGAAGTGGGCCGATGAAGGCCTGTTCCAATATGGCGGTCCTGTCGGTGGCGGTGATGCGCCGCCGAAATTCTATGCCCAGGAATGCGCCATCTACATGAATTCCTCGGCCTCGCGCGCCGGCGTCATCAATAATGCCAAGGAATTCGAAGTCGGTTTTGCGCCTTTGCCATACTATGACGACGAGATCGAGGAGCCGAAGAACTCCATCATTGGCGGTGCCACCCTGTGGGCCCTCAATGGCAAGGACCCGGAAGTGTACAAGGGCGTAGCCCAGTTCTTCACCTATCTCTCGAGCCCCGAGGTGCAGGCTGAGTGGCACCAGGCGACCGGCTATCTGCCGATCACCAATGCCGCTTTTGATATGGGCAAGGAGCAGGGCTATTACGAAGCCAATCCCGGCTCCGATATCGCCATCAACCAGATCACCCGCGGCACGCCTTCGGTCAATTCCAAGGGAATCCGGTTTGGCAACCTGACCCAGGCGCGTTCGGTTGTCGACGAAGAGTTCGAGGCTCTGCTTTCGGGCAGCAAGACCGCCCAGGAAGCCCTGGATGCTGCTGTCGAACGTGGCAACCAGATCCTGCGCGACTTCGAAGCCGCCAATAGCTGA
- the kdpB gene encoding potassium-transporting ATPase subunit KdpB translates to MSTSAKPISVFSPAILVPALRDAVIKLDPRQLIRNPVIFVTEIVAVLVTALLVQDLVTGSGTVAFSGQIALWLWFTVLFACLSEAVAEGRGKAQAESLRRSKTDLFAKKLLFPEKAGDHASEVIPASRLKVGDVVIVEVNDLIPGDGEVIEGVASVNESAITGESAPVIREAGGDRSAVTGGTQVISDWLKVRITTRPGEGFVDRMIGLIEGAKRQKTPNEIALSILLSGLTLIFLIAVVTLYGLALYSGTDLSVAVLAALLVTLIPTTIGGLFSAIGIAGMDRLIRFNVVATSGRAVEAAGDVDTLLLDKTGTITFGNRMASEFIPVDGVKEKDLAEAVLMASLADETAEGRSIVALARDEYHVIEPAHAASATSFIPFSAQTRLSGVDVEGRRIRKGAVDAVMRFVGVDKAQAGTEFNKAVDAIARSGGTPLAVAEADRLLGVVHLKDVVKPGIKERFAALRAMGIRTVMVTGDNPVTAAAIASEAGVDDFLAEATPEQKLDFIRREQTGGRLVAMCGDGTNDAPALAQADVGVAMQSGTQAAREAGNMVDLDSSPTKLIEIVEIGKQILMTRGALTTFSIANDVAKYFAIIPALFVATYPGLNALNIMGLTSPQSAILSAVIFNALVIVALIPLALRGVTYRPVGAAALLSRNLLIYGLGGLVAPFVGIKLVDMAVTALGII, encoded by the coding sequence ATGTCCACTTCCGCAAAACCCATCTCCGTCTTCAGCCCGGCCATTCTGGTGCCGGCCCTGCGGGACGCCGTAATTAAACTCGACCCGCGCCAGTTGATCCGCAATCCGGTGATCTTCGTCACCGAGATCGTGGCCGTGCTGGTCACCGCCCTGCTTGTCCAGGATCTTGTGACCGGCAGCGGGACCGTTGCGTTTTCGGGTCAGATTGCCCTCTGGCTCTGGTTCACTGTGCTCTTTGCCTGCCTTTCCGAAGCCGTGGCAGAGGGTAGGGGCAAGGCGCAGGCCGAAAGTCTGCGGCGCTCCAAGACCGACCTATTCGCCAAGAAACTGCTGTTTCCTGAAAAGGCCGGCGACCACGCTTCCGAGGTCATTCCGGCCAGCCGCCTCAAGGTTGGCGACGTGGTTATCGTCGAGGTCAACGACCTCATTCCGGGCGATGGCGAAGTCATCGAAGGCGTTGCCTCGGTCAACGAGAGTGCCATCACCGGTGAATCCGCCCCCGTCATCCGGGAAGCGGGTGGCGACCGTTCGGCGGTTACCGGTGGCACCCAGGTCATCTCCGATTGGCTCAAGGTGCGCATCACGACGAGGCCGGGCGAGGGCTTCGTCGACCGGATGATCGGTCTCATCGAGGGCGCCAAGCGGCAGAAGACCCCCAACGAGATTGCTCTCTCGATCCTGCTTTCGGGTCTGACGCTGATCTTCCTGATCGCCGTGGTCACGCTTTATGGACTGGCCCTTTACTCGGGCACCGATCTCTCCGTGGCCGTGCTGGCCGCGCTGCTCGTCACACTGATCCCGACCACGATCGGTGGCCTGTTCTCGGCTATCGGTATCGCCGGCATGGATCGCCTGATCCGCTTCAATGTCGTCGCGACCTCGGGCCGCGCTGTGGAAGCGGCTGGCGATGTCGACACGCTGCTGCTCGACAAGACCGGCACCATCACCTTCGGCAACCGCATGGCGTCCGAATTCATCCCCGTTGACGGTGTCAAAGAAAAGGACCTGGCTGAGGCCGTGCTGATGGCTAGCCTCGCCGACGAGACCGCCGAAGGCCGGTCGATCGTGGCCCTGGCGCGCGATGAATACCATGTGATCGAGCCGGCTCATGCTGCCAGCGCGACATCGTTTATTCCCTTTTCGGCCCAGACGCGCCTGTCGGGTGTCGATGTCGAGGGCCGGCGCATCCGCAAGGGTGCGGTGGATGCCGTGATGCGCTTTGTCGGCGTCGACAAGGCCCAGGCTGGCACTGAGTTCAACAAGGCGGTCGATGCCATTGCCCGTTCCGGCGGGACGCCACTGGCCGTTGCCGAGGCCGATCGTCTGCTCGGCGTTGTCCACCTCAAGGATGTGGTCAAGCCGGGTATCAAAGAACGATTTGCCGCCCTCAGGGCCATGGGTATCCGCACCGTCATGGTGACCGGTGACAATCCTGTCACGGCGGCGGCCATTGCCTCGGAGGCGGGCGTCGATGATTTCCTCGCCGAAGCCACGCCCGAGCAGAAGCTGGACTTTATCCGTCGCGAACAGACCGGCGGGCGCCTCGTGGCCATGTGCGGAGACGGTACCAATGACGCGCCGGCTCTGGCCCAGGCCGATGTTGGCGTGGCCATGCAATCGGGCACCCAGGCGGCCCGCGAGGCCGGGAATATGGTGGACCTGGATTCGAGCCCGACCAAGCTCATCGAGATTGTCGAAATCGGCAAGCAGATCCTGATGACGCGCGGGGCGCTCACCACCTTCTCCATCGCCAATGACGTGGCCAAGTATTTTGCCATCATCCCGGCCTTGTTCGTGGCCACCTATCCTGGTCTCAACGCCCTCAACATCATGGGCCTCACCTCCCCGCAATCGGCCATTCTCTCGGCCGTCATCTTCAACGCCCTCGTCATCGTCGCACTGATCCCGCTGGCCCTGCGCGGTGTCACCTATCGGCCCGTCGGCGCGGCGGCGCTGCTGTCGCGCAACCTGCTCATCTACGGGCTGGGTGGTCTGGTCGCTCCGTTCGTCGGCATCAAGCTGGTGGACATGGCCGTGACCGCGCTGGGCATCATCTAG
- a CDS encoding response regulator has protein sequence MKPRILVVDDEPQIQRFLRPALEAVDFEVETADTAAMAKRLAAIRAPALIVLDLGLPDGDGKDVIATVRAFSKVPIIVLSARDQETEKIAALDAGADDYLEKPFGIGELLARIRVALRHVEPVPVPAGPQAIGSIVLDREKRELRRGDERIHLTPKEYELFVLLADHQGRVVTHADALQRVWGTAHTEDVQYLRVVVGQLRAKLDGNETSLIENEPGVGYRLKEHR, from the coding sequence ATGAAGCCCCGGATCCTCGTCGTCGATGATGAGCCGCAGATCCAGCGTTTTCTGCGACCTGCGCTCGAGGCAGTCGATTTTGAAGTCGAGACGGCTGACACCGCTGCCATGGCCAAGCGCCTTGCGGCCATCCGTGCCCCCGCGCTCATCGTGCTTGATCTGGGCCTGCCCGATGGCGATGGCAAGGATGTCATCGCCACAGTCCGGGCCTTTTCCAAGGTCCCCATCATTGTGCTGTCGGCCCGCGACCAGGAGACAGAAAAAATCGCAGCGCTCGACGCCGGAGCCGACGACTATCTGGAAAAGCCATTTGGCATCGGCGAACTGCTGGCCCGCATCCGGGTCGCGTTGCGCCATGTCGAACCCGTGCCAGTGCCGGCCGGTCCGCAAGCCATCGGCTCCATCGTTCTGGATCGCGAAAAGCGCGAACTCCGCCGCGGTGATGAGCGTATTCATCTGACGCCGAAGGAGTATGAGCTTTTCGTCCTTCTGGCAGACCATCAAGGCCGGGTGGTTACGCATGCCGACGCCCTGCAACGCGTCTGGGGCACGGCTCATACCGAGGATGTGCAGTATCTGCGGGTGGTAGTCGGCCAGTTGCGGGCCAAGCTGGACGGCAACGAAACCAGCCTCATCGAGAACGAGCCCGGCGTCGGTTATCGGCTGAAAGAGCACCGTTGA
- a CDS encoding Na/Pi cotransporter family protein, with amino-acid sequence MYFIVVQLAAAIVLLLWAVRMVRTAVERAYSAQLKRALGHAEKSALSAASVGAVMAVALQSSTAVAALASGFASGGLLAGATGLSLVLGAYFGSAVVASILSFDLSLLMAPLIIIGGILFLRGNSRQTKQLGRMILGVAFVLLSLEMVSEATAPWRGSDLLQAAVGYLRGDPWTGFLVAAAITWLSYSSVASVLVIITFGAAGVIPLEIASALVLGANLGGTLIAFGMTRGGDVRARRIAIGAVVLRGGGAVIFLIALQFLLPALAQLPGNVGQQASLLHIGFNLAILIIGLPLAAPVTRLLNRLVKEAPSAESADIARFRQTALGSGHKGNVDVALASAMRELLRMSEMVEVMLQPAIEILRTDDKTAIRRVKALEPEVDQANSSIKLFLTQLDWNEMDDEQARRASDLSTYAVSLEQAADIIVRQLLRVADQLQERRLTFSEAGWGELIDLHARVMSNLQLALNVLVSEDVESARQLVSEKDAVGVMERKSMGDHFSRLRSGNPNSFETSELHLETVRSLRRVNSLLCGIAYSILSEHGELLNSRLARRSAAT; translated from the coding sequence ATGTATTTCATAGTTGTGCAGCTGGCCGCGGCAATCGTGCTCTTGCTTTGGGCGGTCCGCATGGTGCGCACGGCGGTCGAGCGCGCCTATTCGGCACAACTCAAGCGCGCTCTGGGTCATGCCGAAAAAAGTGCGTTATCAGCGGCCAGTGTTGGCGCCGTCATGGCCGTGGCCCTGCAGAGTTCGACCGCCGTTGCCGCGCTGGCATCGGGCTTTGCCTCAGGTGGCCTGCTCGCAGGAGCAACCGGCCTCTCCCTGGTCCTGGGGGCCTATTTCGGATCGGCCGTCGTGGCCAGCATCCTGTCGTTCGACCTGTCGCTGCTGATGGCCCCGCTGATCATCATCGGTGGCATCCTGTTTCTGCGCGGAAACTCGCGCCAGACCAAACAGCTGGGCCGCATGATCCTGGGTGTCGCCTTCGTGCTGCTCTCGCTCGAAATGGTCTCCGAGGCCACGGCACCCTGGCGCGGCAGCGATCTGTTGCAGGCAGCAGTCGGCTATTTGCGCGGCGATCCCTGGACCGGCTTTCTGGTCGCTGCCGCGATCACCTGGCTGTCCTACTCATCCGTTGCCAGCGTGCTCGTCATCATCACCTTCGGCGCAGCCGGCGTAATTCCGCTGGAAATCGCATCGGCGCTGGTTCTGGGGGCCAATCTGGGCGGCACCCTTATCGCATTCGGCATGACCAGAGGGGGCGACGTGCGCGCCAGGCGGATCGCGATTGGTGCGGTTGTCCTGCGCGGTGGCGGGGCGGTGATCTTCCTTATCGCGCTACAGTTCTTGCTGCCGGCACTTGCGCAATTGCCGGGAAATGTGGGGCAGCAGGCAAGCCTGCTGCATATCGGGTTCAACCTCGCCATCCTGATCATCGGCCTCCCCCTCGCCGCCCCGGTAACGCGGCTGCTCAATCGCCTGGTCAAGGAGGCGCCATCCGCCGAGTCCGCCGACATTGCCCGCTTCCGCCAGACTGCCCTTGGCAGCGGGCATAAAGGTAATGTGGACGTGGCGCTGGCCAGCGCCATGCGCGAATTGCTGCGCATGAGCGAGATGGTCGAGGTCATGCTGCAGCCGGCCATCGAGATCCTGAGAACAGATGACAAGACCGCGATCCGCAGGGTCAAGGCACTGGAGCCTGAAGTCGACCAGGCCAATTCATCCATCAAACTGTTTCTGACGCAACTCGACTGGAATGAGATGGACGACGAGCAGGCCCGCCGCGCCTCCGATCTCAGCACTTACGCTGTCAGCCTGGAGCAGGCAGCCGACATCATCGTCCGGCAGTTGCTGCGCGTCGCCGATCAATTGCAGGAACGTCGCCTCACCTTTTCAGAGGCTGGCTGGGGAGAATTGATCGACCTGCATGCGCGGGTCATGAGCAATCTGCAACTCGCCCTCAATGTGCTGGTTTCCGAAGATGTGGAGTCGGCGCGCCAGCTGGTATCGGAGAAGGACGCGGTTGGCGTCATGGAGCGCAAGAGCATGGGCGACCACTTTTCGCGCCTGCGCTCGGGCAATCCGAACAGCTTTGAAACCAGTGAACTTCACCTCGAAACCGTGCGCTCGCTGCGCCGGGTCAATTCCCTGCTGTGCGGCATCGCCTATTCGATCCTGAGTGAGCACGGTGAACTGCTCAACTCACGCCTCGCCCGCCGCTCCGCTGCGACCTGA
- a CDS encoding sensor histidine kinase KdpD, with translation MSQPADANRADPEALLKLAAREGRGKLTIFLGMAPGVGKTYAMLERARAQLAKGTDVVIGLVETHGRPETAALAQGLEMLPRAHGAGDYGELDLDAALTRHPQLIVVDELAHSNPPGARHPKRHQDIAELIGAGIDVWTALNIQHLESLSDLVARIAGVPVRETVPDIVLKQADEVVLVDLPPAELIERLRAGKVYLPENAGRAIDGFFRPATLTALRELSLRRAADRVDDQMVDFLRQSAIEGPWATGERLLVCVGPDDMSERVVREASRLASGLNARWTVLSIARAHGLPPSPEASDRLEATLRLAERLGAVIRRETGDDFVEAILKAARRENATQIVIGRSTSKAFWRRSLPDALLQKAGDIGVHVVAFEPGRTRRVRPQRRSVPEWFLSLGVPVLAVGATTLLGLGLSALVALQNLSMLFLAAVLVAAVIAGRFSALLASVLSFLAYNFFFIDPTGRLTIAQPEEVLSLAIFVAVALAAGQLAARLRLSIDRSSQQTRQAQALLDFARKMSGAFGREQVLDTIASHLHGALGRASVVLAPDEAGELILASAWPPDQDLDGTAMTAARWASDKREASGFLTGTLPQVPYLFRPILSGQRVLGVVGLAMVHEDGPPPEAEQRTLSALLEQSAIALDRARLTRENTSASVAREGQKIQGALLSSLSHDLRTPLAAITGAVTTLRELGDRLPEASRADLLASIEEEAGRLNRFVGNLFEMTRIEAGMSSVRGQEVDVEAVLTASIQRARRLHAALDVQTSLAKDLPQASGDPALLEQVLFNLLDNARKYGGDGAITVHARPEGGDIAIAVTDQGKGIPEDELEKVFEKFYRRSKGDGRQAGTGLGLAIARGFVQAMGGSIKAESPALRRRGTRFIVRLPRAEEAGS, from the coding sequence ATGAGCCAGCCTGCCGACGCGAACCGGGCCGACCCCGAGGCCCTCTTGAAGCTTGCCGCGCGCGAAGGGCGCGGCAAGCTCACGATTTTTCTCGGCATGGCGCCAGGTGTCGGCAAGACTTATGCAATGCTTGAGCGTGCCCGTGCCCAGCTTGCCAAGGGAACCGATGTGGTCATCGGCCTTGTCGAGACGCATGGCCGGCCGGAGACTGCAGCCTTGGCCCAAGGTTTGGAAATGCTGCCCCGCGCCCATGGCGCCGGTGACTATGGCGAGCTCGATCTTGATGCCGCCCTTACGCGCCATCCGCAATTGATTGTCGTGGATGAACTGGCCCATTCCAACCCTCCAGGCGCCCGTCACCCCAAGCGGCATCAGGACATCGCCGAGTTGATCGGTGCCGGCATCGATGTGTGGACGGCGCTCAACATCCAGCATCTCGAAAGCCTTTCGGATCTGGTGGCCCGCATTGCAGGCGTGCCGGTGCGCGAGACCGTTCCCGACATCGTCCTCAAGCAGGCCGATGAAGTGGTGCTGGTCGACTTGCCGCCGGCCGAACTGATCGAGCGGCTCAGGGCCGGGAAGGTCTATCTGCCAGAAAATGCAGGGCGGGCAATTGATGGTTTTTTCAGGCCTGCGACACTCACCGCCCTGCGCGAGCTGAGCCTGAGGCGGGCCGCCGACCGGGTCGACGACCAGATGGTCGATTTCTTGCGACAGAGCGCAATTGAAGGACCCTGGGCCACGGGTGAGCGCCTGCTGGTCTGCGTTGGTCCGGACGATATGTCCGAACGCGTGGTGCGGGAGGCCAGCCGCCTGGCCTCCGGGCTCAATGCGCGTTGGACCGTGCTCTCAATCGCGCGCGCCCACGGACTGCCGCCCAGTCCCGAGGCCAGCGACAGGCTCGAAGCGACTTTGCGGCTCGCCGAGCGACTCGGCGCCGTCATCCGTCGTGAAACCGGCGACGATTTCGTGGAGGCCATCCTCAAGGCAGCACGGCGCGAGAATGCCACCCAGATCGTGATCGGTCGCAGCACCAGCAAGGCGTTCTGGCGCCGCTCACTGCCGGACGCACTTTTGCAAAAGGCCGGCGATATCGGCGTCCACGTCGTCGCTTTCGAACCCGGCCGGACGAGGCGCGTGCGGCCCCAGCGGCGCAGCGTCCCTGAATGGTTCCTATCCCTCGGCGTGCCCGTACTGGCGGTCGGCGCGACGACGCTGCTTGGACTTGGCCTTTCTGCGCTCGTGGCGCTGCAAAACCTCTCCATGCTGTTTCTGGCGGCCGTCCTTGTGGCGGCGGTGATTGCGGGCCGGTTCTCCGCCTTGCTGGCCTCGGTTCTGTCGTTCCTTGCCTACAATTTCTTCTTCATCGATCCTACCGGCAGGTTGACGATTGCCCAGCCCGAAGAGGTGCTGTCGCTGGCCATATTCGTCGCCGTGGCGTTGGCGGCCGGGCAACTGGCAGCTCGGTTGCGCCTCAGTATCGATCGCTCAAGCCAGCAGACGCGACAGGCCCAGGCCCTTCTCGATTTTGCTCGCAAGATGTCTGGCGCCTTCGGCCGGGAGCAGGTGCTCGATACCATTGCCAGCCATTTGCATGGCGCCCTGGGGCGAGCGAGTGTGGTCCTCGCGCCCGATGAAGCCGGAGAGCTCATCCTCGCATCGGCCTGGCCGCCGGATCAGGATCTGGATGGGACGGCGATGACCGCGGCGCGGTGGGCTTCCGACAAGCGTGAGGCTTCCGGCTTCCTGACCGGGACCCTCCCGCAGGTGCCTTACCTGTTCCGCCCGATCCTCTCTGGCCAACGGGTGCTCGGCGTTGTCGGCCTTGCCATGGTGCATGAGGATGGGCCGCCACCGGAGGCTGAGCAGCGCACGTTGAGCGCTCTGCTCGAGCAATCAGCCATCGCCCTGGACCGGGCGCGGTTGACGCGCGAGAACACGAGTGCCTCGGTCGCGCGCGAGGGGCAGAAAATACAGGGCGCGCTTCTGTCGTCACTCTCACACGACCTGCGCACGCCACTGGCGGCCATAACCGGGGCAGTCACGACGCTCCGGGAGTTGGGTGACCGGCTGCCCGAGGCCAGTCGCGCTGACCTCTTGGCCTCCATCGAGGAAGAGGCCGGCAGGCTCAATCGCTTCGTCGGCAATCTCTTCGAGATGACGCGGATTGAGGCCGGGATGAGCAGCGTTCGCGGCCAAGAGGTCGATGTCGAGGCGGTTCTCACCGCATCCATCCAGCGCGCCCGGCGTCTGCATGCCGCGCTCGATGTCCAGACAAGCCTGGCCAAAGATCTGCCTCAGGCCAGCGGCGACCCGGCGCTGCTCGAACAGGTGTTGTTCAACCTCCTCGATAATGCCAGGAAATATGGCGGCGACGGCGCGATTACTGTGCATGCCCGGCCAGAGGGAGGCGACATCGCCATTGCCGTGACCGATCAGGGCAAGGGTATTCCCGAGGACGAGTTGGAAAAGGTCTTCGAAAAATTCTACCGTCGCTCCAAGGGCGATGGCCGCCAGGCAGGCACCGGACTTGGACTTGCCATTGCGCGGGGCTTTGTTCAGGCCATGGGTGGCTCGATCAAGGCGGAGAGCCCCGCCTTGCGGCGTCGCGGCACGCGCTTCATCGTCAGATTGCCACGCGCCGAAGAGGCTGGTTCATGA
- the kdpC gene encoding potassium-transporting ATPase subunit KdpC, which produces MLIQIRPAIVFTLAFTLLTGIAYPLAMTGIGQAVFPYQANGSRIERNGVLVGSELIGQTFASAQYFWGRPSATSPNPYNAGASSGSNLGATDARLVQRAAETVAASRQASLPADAATTSGSGLDPHISPEYAALQVARVAEARNTQPAVVQALLDRMTERPTLGIFGEPRVNVLALNLALDQETPLAE; this is translated from the coding sequence ATGCTCATTCAAATTCGTCCCGCAATCGTCTTCACCCTGGCTTTTACCCTGCTCACCGGCATCGCCTATCCATTGGCCATGACCGGCATAGGCCAGGCCGTTTTCCCGTATCAGGCGAATGGCAGCCGCATCGAGCGCAATGGCGTATTGGTGGGATCAGAGCTGATCGGCCAGACCTTTGCGTCTGCGCAGTACTTCTGGGGGAGGCCCTCCGCTACTAGCCCAAACCCTTACAATGCAGGCGCCTCGAGTGGCTCCAATCTGGGCGCCACCGATGCCCGCCTGGTGCAGCGGGCCGCCGAAACCGTTGCAGCATCCCGCCAGGCATCGCTGCCCGCGGATGCGGCGACGACGTCCGGCTCGGGTCTTGATCCGCACATCTCCCCCGAATACGCAGCCCTGCAGGTGGCCCGTGTGGCAGAGGCGCGCAACACGCAGCCGGCCGTCGTCCAGGCTCTTCTCGATCGCATGACGGAGCGGCCGACCTTGGGTATATTCGGCGAACCCCGCGTCAACGTGCTTGCGCTTAATCTGGCGCTCGACCAAGAGACGCCTTTGGCGGAATGA
- the ugpA gene encoding sn-glycerol-3-phosphate ABC transporter permease UgpA — MQTKRTVFPSKFLPYALLAPQLAVTLVFFIWPAAQAVKSSFEREDPFGFRTTFIWFENYTRLFSEPGYVNALTKTAIFAVSVTLLSMSLSLLLAVAVNRVIRSNRAYTTMLVWPYAVAPVVVGILWWFMFNPTIGIAPYLLRAVGISWNHRVDGTQAMILVVIAASWKQISYNFLFFVAGLQSVPQSLNEAAAIDGAGPFKRFWTIVFPLLSPTTFFLLIVNINYAMFDTFGLIDATTNGGPNQATNILVYKVYADGFLGLNIGSSAAQSVVLMLIVIALTAIQFRYVERRVQY; from the coding sequence ATGCAAACCAAGCGCACCGTATTTCCCAGCAAGTTCTTGCCCTATGCCTTACTGGCTCCGCAGCTTGCAGTGACGCTGGTCTTTTTCATCTGGCCCGCCGCGCAGGCGGTGAAATCCTCTTTCGAGCGTGAGGATCCGTTCGGCTTCCGGACGACGTTCATCTGGTTCGAGAATTATACGCGGCTGTTTTCCGAGCCCGGATATGTCAACGCCCTGACCAAGACCGCGATCTTCGCGGTATCGGTCACCCTGTTGTCGATGAGCCTGTCGCTGTTGCTGGCTGTGGCCGTGAACAGGGTCATCAGATCCAATCGGGCCTATACGACGATGCTGGTCTGGCCCTATGCCGTGGCCCCGGTCGTGGTGGGCATTCTGTGGTGGTTCATGTTCAACCCCACAATCGGCATTGCGCCCTATCTGCTGCGCGCGGTGGGCATCAGCTGGAACCATCGCGTCGACGGTACGCAAGCCATGATACTGGTGGTCATCGCGGCCAGCTGGAAGCAGATTTCGTACAATTTCCTGTTCTTCGTGGCGGGGCTGCAATCGGTACCCCAATCGCTCAATGAAGCCGCGGCCATCGACGGAGCAGGGCCGTTCAAGCGGTTCTGGACCATTGTCTTCCCGCTCCTCTCGCCCACGACGTTCTTCCTTTTGATCGTCAACATCAATTACGCCATGTTCGATACGTTCGGGCTGATCGACGCCACGACGAATGGCGGCCCCAACCAGGCCACCAACATCCTCGTTTACAAGGTCTATGCCGACGGCTTCCTCGGCCTCAACATTGGCTCTTCGGCGGCGCAATCGGTCGTCCTGATGCTCATCGTCATCGCCCTCACCGCAATCCAGTTCCGCTATGTCGAGCGGCGCGTGCAGTACTAG